The Coregonus clupeaformis isolate EN_2021a chromosome 13, ASM2061545v1, whole genome shotgun sequence genome includes a region encoding these proteins:
- the LOC121579805 gene encoding alpha-2-antiplasmin, whose translation MKLHLPVLLLLCLCWLGLTDETGTVAPEDPSCGEQVLSQEALWSVGGAVERLGRQLLDSLQTGPEQPNIIISPLSVALTLAQLTLGARNETQKLLLSSLHAHTVPCYHQSLGSLLEHLTNTSLQVATRMYLRPEFEVYQSFVAESVRSYKSEPATLISVEDVNQWVEDTTKGHITNFLPSIPHDVVLMLINAVHFKGEWEARFDPQLTQKDVFYLDNKNFVHVDMMRSAKYPLSLLEDGELGAQVARFPFKGNTSFLIVRPLPGRGNVSSLVAKLNISDLYRRLPQERTMQVQLPKFTLQYRQELQEALTSMGLGSLFSSPNLSGVSEVPLQVSSIRHACGVELSEEGAEASAATSITIMRSVPIFSVNSPFLFALVDHASLAPLFLGTVTNPAPDASPMQIDSPLSDDPNGNRTQSDSSHSNSNVQNDGPHSNNNVQSDGPHSSNTVQSDQPQSERTQCGAPVEGEEQQQPLNEVEGNPNAQVEGQGSSSCANPSHTVPS comes from the exons ATGAAGCTGCATCTGCCTGTACTCTTGCTGCTCTGCCTCTGTTGGCTGGGACTGACT gatgaGACTGGTACGGTAGCTCCTGAGGACCCCTCTTGCGGGGAGCAGGTGTTAAGCCAGGAGGCCCTGTGGTCAGTAGGAGGTGCTGTAGAGAGACTGGGCAGGCAGCTACTGGACAGCCTGCAGACAGGGCCAGAGCAGCCCAACATCATCATATCACCCCTCAGCGTGGCCCTCACACTGGCACAGCTCACACTGG GAGCTCGTAACGAGACACAGAAGTTGCTGCTAAGTTCTCTACACGCCCACACCGTACCCTGCTACCATCAATCCCTAGGCAGCCTGCTCGAACACCTCACCAACACCTCCCTACAGGTGGCCACACGCATGTACCTGCGCCCAG agtttGAGGTGTACCAGTCCTTTGTTGCAGAATCCGTGCGTAGCTACAAATCAGAGCCCGCCACCTTGATCTCAGTGGAGGATGTCAACCAATGGGTGGAAGACACCACCAAAGGTCACATAACCAATTTCCTGCCAAGTATTCCGCATGATGTCGTGCTCATGCTTATCAATGCTGTGCATTTCAAAG GTGAGTGGGAGGCTCGCTTCGACCCTCAGCTCACACAGAAGGATGTCTTCTACCTGGACAATAAGAACTTTGTCCATGTAGACATGATGCGCTCAGCCAAGTACCCACTGAGCCTGTTAGAAGACGGGGAGCTTGGGGCTCAG GTCGCACGTTTTCCATTTAAGGGAAACACCAGCTTCCTGATAGTGAGGCCGTTGCCAGGAAGAGGAAATGTGTCATCGCTGGTGGCCAAGCTGAATATCTCTGACCTGTACAGACGTCTACCTCAGGAGAGGACCATGCAGGTCCAACTGCCCAAGTTCACCCTGCAGTACCGCCAAGAGTTACAGGAGGCGCTGACTAGCATGG gtctgggCTCTTTGTTCTCCAGTCCTAATCTGTCCGGTGTCTCAGAGGTTCCTCTGCAGGTGTCCAGCATTCGTCACGCCTGCGGGGTGGAGCTGAGTGAGGAAGGGGCCGAAGCATCTGCAGCCACCTCCATCACCATCATGCGCTCTGTTCCCATCTTTTCTGTAAACTCCCCCTTCCTGTTCGCCCTGGTAGACCACGCCTCCCTCGCTCCCCTCTTCCTGGGCACCGTCACTAACCCAGCCCCTGACGCCAGCCCCATGCAGATCGACAGTCCTCTCAGCGATGATCCCAATGGCAACAGGACCCAAAGTGACAGCTCTCATAGCAACAGCAATGTACAGAACGATGGTCCCCATAGTAACAACAACGTACAGAGCGACGGTCCCCATAGCAGCAACACCGTACAGAGTGACCAGCCACAAAGTGAGAGAACGCAGTGTGGTGCCCCTGTCGAAGGGGAGGAGCAACAACAGCCCTTGAATGAAGTAGAGGGAAACCCCAACGCCCAAGTGGAGGGGCAAGGATCCAGTTCCTGTGCCAATCCCTCTCATACGGTTCCTTCTTAA